GGCCAACTTCCATGAGCACGACGCCGCGGTTGGCGTCCTCGATGTAGGCGTACTCGCGGTTCTTCAGGGAGATGCGCTGGATGGCTTCGGTGCTGGGGGCGGACGGCACGGGACACCTGCTCGGTCGGGAGGGATTGCCCGTGAGCCATTGCGAGCCGCGTGCCTCTCTCCTCCGCCCTGGGATGGCTTTTCCCTGCTCCGGACTGGCGCGGCCGCCCGCTCCATTCCGGTCCGGACAGTGCGCCAGGCTGGAGCACCGGCGAACTTGGATCACCTCTCCGCGTCTGTTCGAATGCCCTCGCAGTGTGGGCCCGGATGCTCCGGCCCATTCCCCCCGGAGGAAGCATGAACACGTCGCGACTGAAGCGGGTCCTTCCCGGACTTGCCCTGATCATCGGCGCCATGGCGGGCTCGGCCCTGGCCATGGTTCCCGGCCCGGCGCCGGAGACGACCGACACGCAAGCCGTCCGGATGATCTGCTCGGCCAGCTGCAAGCCTTGCTACACCCAGAATGACTGTGGCCAGGGCGAGGGCTCCTGCGGCGTCTGGCGTTGCATCAACCCGTAGCGCGAAACCCAAGAGCCTCCGAGTCCAACGACCCGGAGGCTCTTGCCCGGCCGTCAGCCGCGAGCAGCGCGGGCGTCGCGGCCCCGGGCGCGGGCGGCCTTGGAGAGCACGTCGCTCCCCTTCTCCTCGCCCTTCATCCAGGCCTTCATCGCGGGCACCACCTGCTTGCTCCAGGCGCGGCCGGCACGCACGGCCAGGAAGTCCTGCACCAGCGCGTCGATCAGCGCGGAGAGCTGCTCGGTCAGCTCCAGACGCTCGGAGAGCTGATCATCCTCTTCCTCCGTCATCAGCGCGGGCAGCTTGGCGGCGCGGATGTCCAGGAACTCGGAATCGAGCGTGACTTCGTACTCGCGCTCACCGTGCGACACGCGCAGCCGTGCCTGGGACACCAGCAGGCCCCGGTCCAGCGAGTGGCGCACGTTCTCCGAGTACGGCGCCAGCGTGCCCTTGGCGCTCATCTCCGTCACGTCGCCCGCCACGCCGCGCAGCACCACCTTGCCCAGGAAGAGGACGACGACGCCCGCGCCGTCGTGCTCGACCAGCGGGTCGCCCGACTCCGAGCGCCACAGCAGCCACGTCATGAACTCGCGGCCCAGGTAGGCCCGGCCGCGCAGCAGCTGTTCGCGCGCCTTGCCCTTTTCGACCTCGGCTTCGTCCTTCTCCTCCTCGGTGGCGACGCCGTCCACGCCGACATCGCCCCGCGCGAACGCCGCCTCTTCCCTCGCCTGCTCACGCCTCGCCATGGGCGTCCTCCACCGAAGCCGTCGCCGGCAGGTCCATGCCAATGAGCTCCGCCGTGGGGCCCAGGGCCTTCTCGTCGATGCCCGCGCGCTGCGCCATGGACGCGGGCGTGATGCCAATCACCTTCACCGCCAGGGCGCCTTCCAGCGCCACGCAGATCTCATCCACCGTCTTGCGCGACGCGGCCCAGACCTGCACCGTCTGCGTCTTCAGGTTCCACGTCACGTCCAGCACGCTGGTGCGCGGGACGGCGCGCTGACGCAAGAGCTGCTTGAGCTCCGCGCGCTGCTTGTTCTTCTCCGCGCGCGCGGGCGGCCGGCCGTTCTCCTTGCCGAAGGCGGCGGACCACTTGTCCAGCTCCGACTTCATCATCGACCCGGGCACCTTCAGCGTGTCGATGCGGAAGGCGAACAGGGCGTACTCGCCATAGAAGAGGTTTCCGGTGGCGAACTCGGAGGACTCCGGGTTCTCCAGCTCCACGAACCCGGCGGCGCGCTCCTCCTCGGAGCGGCGGTCGATGGGCTCGAAGGCATGGGACTTGAGTCCCTTGGTCAACCAGCGCTTGACGTCGGACGGCGCATCCTTGGCCGGCTCGGTCCGGAAGCGCGAAAAGGTCACGGCACCACGTAGGACAGGCATGGGGCGCGGCAGGATGGGGGGCCTGTGACGCCGCGTCAAGGCACTCGGTGTGGCTGGACGCCACGGCCCGGGAATAGCCCGCGCGCGAAACCGTTTGCCCGACCGCCGTCCAACCGTGCACGCCTCCGCCCCACCCCGCTGGCGGGAAACCATGACACTCCCAGGCACGCGACATACGGTGGCCGCCGCCATGCGCCGCGCCCTCCATCCCGCCTGCGTTGCCCTCCTCCTGTCCGCCTGCACCCACGCGCCCGCCACGCCGGGCGGCGCGAACGACACCCTGACCGGGGTGACGGACGCCCTGCTGGAGACCCTGGAGGCGGACGGCGCGCTCGCGGGCGCGTATGTGGTGGATGCGCGCACCGGGGAGCCCCTCTTCACCCACCGGGAGAACGTGCGGCTGTTGCCCGCGTCCACCATGAAGGTGGTGTCCACCTCCGCCGCGCTGTCCGCGCTGGGGGCGGACTTCCGCTTCGTGACGCCGGTGTCCCTGGAGGGCTCGCAGACGGGAGGCCTGTTCCTGGGCGACGTGGTGGCGCAGGCGTCCGGCGACCCGTCGCTGGGCTCGTGGCGCTTCCCGGAGACGGCGCTCGCGTGCGACCGCATCGCGGAGGCCTTCCAGGCGCGCGGCATCCACCAGTGGCGCGGCAACGTGCGCATCGCCGGCACGGACGGCCTGGACGGCGGCATGGGCCCCGGCTGGGCCTGGGACGACGCGGCGTATGCCTACAGCGCGGCGCCCACGCCCTTCGTCTTCCGCGAGAACGTGGTGGACCTGGCGCTCGCGCGCGCCCCCGGCGCCACCTGCGCGGACGCGCCCTCCATCCAGTGGACCCCCACCTTCGCCACGCTGTCCGCGGTGGTGAACGTGGACGTCAACGCGGAGCGCGCGAACCTGGCCTGCGTGCGCGGCGGTGGCGGCGTGCGCTGCACGTGGCGCTCGCCGTCCGGTGGGCCGTGCCCCCAGTCCGCCGCGGTGAAGCTGTCCGTGGACGCGCCGGAGGCCCTCTTCGCCGCGTGCGTGGACGACGCGCTGGCGCGCCACGGCGTGACGCGGCTGCCCATGTCGCTGGAGGCCCCCACCTCGCCCATGCCGCCGGTGCCGGTGCCGCTGGTGGAGCTGATCAGCCCGCCCCTGTCGGAGCTGGTGCGCGCGACGAACAAGGAGAGCCTCAACCTGTACGCGGAGCGGCTGGGCATGCGCTTCGCGCGCGAGCGCACCGGCAACGAGGGCTACGCCGC
The nucleotide sequence above comes from Corallococcus macrosporus. Encoded proteins:
- the rdgC gene encoding recombination-associated protein RdgC — protein: MPVLRGAVTFSRFRTEPAKDAPSDVKRWLTKGLKSHAFEPIDRRSEEERAAGFVELENPESSEFATGNLFYGEYALFAFRIDTLKVPGSMMKSELDKWSAAFGKENGRPPARAEKNKQRAELKQLLRQRAVPRTSVLDVTWNLKTQTVQVWAASRKTVDEICVALEGALAVKVIGITPASMAQRAGIDEKALGPTAELIGMDLPATASVEDAHGEA
- the dacB gene encoding D-alanyl-D-alanine carboxypeptidase/D-alanyl-D-alanine endopeptidase, whose translation is MRRALHPACVALLLSACTHAPATPGGANDTLTGVTDALLETLEADGALAGAYVVDARTGEPLFTHRENVRLLPASTMKVVSTSAALSALGADFRFVTPVSLEGSQTGGLFLGDVVAQASGDPSLGSWRFPETALACDRIAEAFQARGIHQWRGNVRIAGTDGLDGGMGPGWAWDDAAYAYSAAPTPFVFRENVVDLALARAPGATCADAPSIQWTPTFATLSAVVNVDVNAERANLACVRGGGGVRCTWRSPSGGPCPQSAAVKLSVDAPEALFAACVDDALARHGVTRLPMSLEAPTSPMPPVPVPLVELISPPLSELVRATNKESLNLYAERLGMRFARERTGNEGYAALRTALVAELTRRGVPTKDLRPVDGSGLSRYNLATPRGMARVLLTSLQEPYGAALVDSLPVLGVDGTLAGRKTKPSTAGRIRAKTGTLTGQKCFVGVAERPNDTEHPRVVFALMLGNMDEGTKPNANETFDTFSTALVELPLR